One window of the Verrucomicrobiota bacterium genome contains the following:
- a CDS encoding L-rhamnose mutarotase — protein sequence MKRYGSVVVLRPEKAEEYKKLHAAVWPEVLAVIREVNIRNYSIYLRTFGDGQLYLFSYFEYIGNDFETDMAKMAAAPITQEWWAINKPCHIPLDDRAPGEWWAGTEEVFHCD from the coding sequence ATGAAACGTTATGGTTCCGTTGTCGTCCTGCGCCCGGAGAAGGCCGAGGAATATAAAAAGCTGCACGCAGCCGTCTGGCCCGAGGTGCTAGCGGTCATCCGCGAGGTCAATATCCGAAACTATTCCATTTATTTGCGTACCTTTGGTGACGGCCAGCTTTATCTTTTCAGTTACTTCGAATACATCGGTAATGATTTCGAGACGGACATGGCCAAAATGGCTGCGGCCCCGATCACGCAAGAGTGGTGGGCGATAAATAAACCCTGCCATATTCCCCTAGACGACCGGGCACCCGGTGAATGGTGGGCGGGGACGGAAGAGGTCTTTCACTGCGATTGA